A stretch of Prunus dulcis chromosome 6, ALMONDv2, whole genome shotgun sequence DNA encodes these proteins:
- the LOC117633166 gene encoding tRNA-dihydrouridine(16/17) synthase [NAD(P)(+)]-like: MRFKIPKLPLISPKTLNPLTPKPHMASLLTAPEAQARTLHSDPPQDLDDVLCSDQHQQQEEQQQNFADTAVSRCLSGESRIERAWAHWSKLGRPKLIVAPMVDNSELPFRMLCRKYGADAAYTPMLHSRIFTESEKYRDQEFTTCKEDRPLFVQFCANDPEVLLEAAKRVEPYCDYVDINLGCPQRIARRGNYGAFLMDNLPLIKSLVENLVQNLRVPVSCKVRIFPDLQDTIKYARMLEDAGCSLLAVHGRTRDEKDQKKVRANWDAIKAVKSSLRIPVLANGNIRHMDDVHDCLEATGADGVLSAESLLENPALFAGFRTAEWVPGNEESKKDGKLDQADLLVEYLKLCEQYPVPWRMIRAHVHKMLGQWFRIHPHIREDLNAQSILTFEFLYSIVDRLRELGAGIPLHLKETNAATICANGLAT, from the exons ATGAGATTCAAAATTCCCAAACTGCCCCTCATCTctcccaaaaccctaaatcctcTCACACCCAAGCCTCACATGGCCTCCCTTCTCACCGCACCCGAAGCCCAAGCTCGGACTCTCCATTCGGACCCACCGCAAGACCTCGACGACGTCCTCTGCTCCGACCAACACCagcaacaagaagaacaacagCAGAATTTTGCCGATACGGCTGTGTCTCGCTGCTTGAGCGGCGAGTCGCGTATCGAGCGAGCATGGGCTCATTGGTCGAAGCTGGGCCGGCCCAAATTGATTGTGGCTCCAATGGTGGACAACTCGGAGCTCCCGTTTCGGATGCTCTGCCGCAAGTACGGCGCCGACGCTGCGTACACGCCCATGCTGCACTCTCGCATTTTTACTGAGAGTGAGAAGTATAGAGACCAGGAATTTACCACTTGCAAG GAGGACCGTCCTTTATTTGTTCAATTCTGTGCTAATGATCCTGAAGTTTTGTTGGAGGCTGCGAAGAGAGTGGAGCCGTATTGTGATTATGTTGACATTAATTTGGG GTGTCCTCAGCGTATTGCTAGGCGGGGGAATTATGGAGCTTTCCTAATGGATAACCTTCCTCTTATAAAATCTCTAGTAGAAAACTTGGTTCAAAACCTTCGTGTCCCCGTTTCATGCAAAGTCCGTATCTTTCCGGATTTACAAGATACAATCAAGTATGCTAGGATGTTAGAGGATGCTGGTTGCTCACTTTTAGCCGTCCATGGCCGGACAAGAGATGAGAAAGACCAGAAGAAAGTCCGGGCGAACTGGGACGCCATCAAGGCTGTCAAAAGTTCTCTCAGAATCCCCGTCCTTGCCAATGGAAACATCAGGCACATGGATGACGTTCACGACTGTTTGGAAGCGACTGGTGCTGATGGGGTGCTTTCTGCGGAATCTCTTCTTGAGAATCCAGCTCTTTTTGCTGGATTTCGAACTGCTGAATGGGTACCAGGGAATGAAGAGAGCAAGAAAGATGGGAAACTGGACCAGGCAGATCTTTTGGTGGAGTATTTGAAGCTTTGTGAGCAATACCCAGTGCCTTGGCGTATGATCCGTGCTCATGTGCACAAGATGCTGGGACAGTGGTTTCGAATACATCCACATATAAGAGAAGATCTCAATGCACAATCCATACTtacttttgaatttctttataGTATCGTAGATCGGCTTAGAGAGCTTGGGGCAGGCATTCCACTTCATCTTAAAGAGACTAATGCTGCAACTATTTGTGCGAATGGTCTGGCTACTTGA